The Amycolatopsis sp. DG1A-15b genome window below encodes:
- a CDS encoding carboxyl transferase domain-containing protein, whose amino-acid sequence MDTPALGTTAAPDSEAYARNATSHAELVEDLRKRLASARLGGPEKARTRHVERGKLLPRDRVDTLLDPGSPFLELSPLAANGLYDDEAPSAGIITGVGRVSGRECVVVANDATVKGGTYYPMTVKKHLRAQEVALHNNLPCVYLVDSGGAFLPRQDEVFPDREHFGRIFYNQATMSARGIPQIAAVLGSCTAGGAYVPAMSDEAVIVRNQGTIFLGGPPLVKAATGEVVTAEELGGGDVHSRQSGVTDHLADDDAHALRIVRQIVSTLGPRTPRPWDVLPTEAPAVDPAELYGVVPTDPRTPYDVREVIARIVDGSRFGEFKKEYGATLVTGFARIHGHPVGIIANNGVLFAESAMKGAHFIELCDKRSIPLLFLQNITGFMVGRAYEAGGIAKHGAKMVTAVACARVPKLTVVIGGSFGAGNYSMCGRAYSPRFLWMWPNARISVMGGEQAASVLSTVRRDSIEARGGAWSTEEEEAFKDPIREQYEAQGSPYYSTARLWDDGVIDPADTRTVLGLALSAAANAPLSEVNYGVFRM is encoded by the coding sequence ATGGACACGCCGGCACTGGGGACCACCGCTGCCCCGGACAGCGAGGCCTACGCCCGCAACGCCACCTCCCACGCGGAGCTGGTGGAAGACCTCCGCAAACGCTTGGCGAGCGCCCGGCTCGGCGGGCCGGAGAAGGCGCGCACCCGGCACGTCGAGCGCGGCAAGCTGCTGCCGCGCGACCGCGTCGACACGCTGCTCGACCCGGGGTCACCGTTCCTGGAGCTGTCCCCGCTGGCGGCGAACGGGCTCTACGACGACGAAGCGCCGTCGGCCGGCATCATCACCGGCGTCGGGCGGGTGTCGGGCCGGGAATGCGTGGTCGTCGCCAACGACGCCACCGTCAAGGGCGGCACGTACTACCCGATGACGGTGAAGAAGCACCTGCGCGCCCAGGAGGTCGCGCTGCACAACAACCTGCCGTGCGTCTACCTGGTGGACTCCGGCGGCGCGTTCCTGCCCAGGCAGGACGAGGTCTTCCCGGATCGTGAACACTTCGGCCGGATCTTCTACAACCAGGCGACGATGTCCGCCCGCGGCATCCCGCAGATCGCGGCGGTGCTCGGTTCGTGCACCGCCGGCGGCGCGTACGTCCCGGCGATGAGCGACGAAGCCGTGATCGTGCGGAACCAGGGCACGATCTTCCTCGGCGGGCCGCCGCTGGTGAAGGCGGCGACCGGTGAGGTCGTCACGGCCGAGGAACTCGGCGGCGGCGACGTGCACTCGCGCCAGTCCGGCGTCACCGATCACCTCGCCGACGACGACGCGCACGCGCTGCGCATCGTCCGCCAGATCGTCTCGACGCTCGGCCCGCGCACGCCGCGGCCGTGGGACGTCCTGCCGACCGAGGCGCCCGCCGTCGACCCGGCCGAGTTGTACGGCGTCGTGCCGACCGACCCGCGCACGCCGTACGACGTGCGCGAGGTGATCGCCCGGATCGTCGACGGCAGCCGGTTCGGCGAGTTCAAGAAGGAGTACGGCGCCACGCTGGTCACCGGGTTCGCCCGGATCCACGGCCACCCGGTCGGCATCATCGCGAACAACGGCGTGCTCTTCGCCGAGTCGGCGATGAAGGGCGCGCACTTCATCGAGCTGTGCGACAAGCGTTCGATCCCGCTGCTGTTCCTGCAGAACATCACCGGCTTCATGGTCGGGCGCGCCTACGAGGCCGGCGGCATCGCCAAGCACGGCGCGAAGATGGTCACCGCGGTGGCGTGCGCGCGGGTGCCGAAGCTGACCGTCGTCATCGGCGGCTCGTTCGGGGCGGGCAACTACTCGATGTGCGGCCGGGCGTACTCGCCGCGGTTCCTGTGGATGTGGCCCAACGCGCGGATCTCGGTGATGGGCGGCGAGCAGGCGGCTTCGGTGCTGTCGACGGTCCGCCGTGACTCGATCGAAGCACGCGGCGGCGCATGGTCCACGGAAGAAGAAGAGGCGTTCAAGGACCCGATCCGCGAGCAGTACGAGGCGCAGGGCAGCCCGTACTACTCGACGGCCCGGCTGTGGGACGACGGCGTCATCGACCCGGCGGACACCCGCACGGTGCTCGGCCTCGCCCTCTCGGCCGCGGCCAACGCACCGCTGTCCGAGGTCAACTACGGCGTCTTCCGGATGTGA
- a CDS encoding SGNH/GDSL hydrolase family protein, whose protein sequence is MSTALGAVVLASLGVTGLAHAAGTVYAALGDSYSSGVGAGSYGSSGSCYRSSKAYSQLWTNAHSGTSFTFLACSGAKTGDVINQANSIPSSATLVTVTVGGNDAGFSDVITTCTLGSDSDCVNRVNTAKTYVNNTLPPLLTNTYNAIKAKAPGARLVVLSYPRFYTVPGSCWVGLSDTKRTAINSGADALASVIQSRAGSAGATFVDVRPSFAGHNICSSADDYLHSLTWPVIESYHPTAAGQSGGYYAPLRAAIG, encoded by the coding sequence TTGAGCACGGCCCTGGGGGCCGTTGTCCTTGCCAGCCTCGGCGTCACGGGCCTCGCCCATGCCGCCGGGACCGTCTACGCCGCGCTCGGCGACTCCTACTCCTCCGGGGTGGGGGCCGGCAGCTACGGCAGTTCCGGGAGCTGTTACCGCAGTTCCAAGGCCTATTCGCAGCTGTGGACCAACGCCCACAGCGGAACCTCGTTCACGTTCCTCGCCTGCTCGGGGGCGAAGACCGGGGACGTGATCAACCAGGCGAACTCCATCCCCTCGTCGGCCACGCTCGTCACGGTGACCGTCGGCGGGAACGACGCCGGGTTCAGCGATGTGATCACCACCTGCACCCTGGGGAGTGATTCCGACTGCGTGAACCGGGTCAACACGGCCAAGACGTACGTGAACAACACGCTGCCGCCGCTGCTGACCAACACCTACAACGCGATCAAGGCCAAGGCGCCGGGTGCCCGGCTCGTCGTCCTGTCCTACCCGCGCTTCTACACCGTGCCCGGCTCCTGCTGGGTCGGGCTGAGCGACACCAAGCGCACGGCGATCAACTCGGGTGCCGACGCGCTCGCGTCGGTCATCCAGTCACGGGCCGGCTCGGCGGGCGCGACCTTCGTCGACGTCCGGCCGTCGTTCGCCGGGCACAACATCTGCTCGTCGGCCGACGATTACCTGCACAGCCTGACCTGGCCGGTGATCGAGTCCTATCACCCGACCGCGGCCGGGCAGTCGGGCGGCTACTACGCCCCGCTGCGGGCGGCGATCGGCTGA
- a CDS encoding TetR/AcrR family transcriptional regulator, which translates to MPANSTPLVNGEKANRREQILSAAAELFAHHGFHGVGIDDIGAAVGISGPALYRHFRSKDAILGEMLNSISRYLLDGGAARAARPGEPDDTLTGLVRFHVDFALAHPALITVQERNLANLTDADRKQVRALQRQYVEVWVRVIREAVPDLGERQARSAAHAVFGLINSTPYNRHLGDDELAELLCRLALGALRAAG; encoded by the coding sequence ATGCCGGCCAACTCCACCCCTCTCGTGAACGGCGAGAAGGCGAACAGGCGCGAACAGATCCTGTCCGCGGCCGCCGAGCTGTTCGCCCACCACGGCTTCCACGGCGTCGGCATCGACGACATCGGCGCCGCGGTGGGCATCTCCGGCCCGGCGCTCTACCGGCACTTCCGCAGCAAGGACGCGATCCTCGGCGAGATGCTGAACTCGATCAGCCGTTACCTGCTCGACGGCGGCGCGGCGCGGGCCGCCCGGCCGGGTGAGCCCGACGACACGCTGACCGGCCTCGTGCGGTTCCACGTCGACTTCGCGCTCGCGCACCCGGCCTTGATCACCGTTCAGGAGCGCAACCTCGCCAACCTCACCGACGCCGACCGCAAGCAGGTGCGCGCGCTCCAGCGCCAGTACGTCGAGGTGTGGGTGCGCGTGATCCGCGAAGCCGTCCCGGACCTGGGGGAACGACAGGCGCGGTCGGCGGCACACGCCGTGTTCGGACTGATCAACTCGACCCCGTACAACCGCCATCTCGGTGACGACGAGCTCGCCGAACTGCTCTGCCGGCTCGCGCTGGGTGCCCTTCGCGCGGCCGGGTGA
- a CDS encoding DUF2306 domain-containing protein: MRKPWWLLVVAIGFGLVLTYPYLGLNPGGSRIEMRDNLRYAVLVAHIFTAAVALVLGPLQFMPAVRARRRLHRTLGRSYLLAGVLPSAVAAIPVAVWSGRLLTQIGLITAAVLWLVTGALAYRAARRRDFAAHRAWMMRNYALTFLAVTSRVLVPVFLLAQAPFGGVDPASVPSLIPLGQTLGWIVDLIVAEVLIRRNRRPVSRSVA; the protein is encoded by the coding sequence ATGCGGAAACCATGGTGGCTGCTCGTCGTCGCGATCGGGTTCGGGCTGGTGCTCACGTACCCGTACCTGGGCCTGAACCCCGGCGGCAGCCGCATCGAGATGCGCGACAACCTCCGCTACGCGGTGCTGGTGGCGCACATCTTCACGGCCGCGGTGGCGCTCGTGCTCGGCCCGCTGCAGTTCATGCCGGCGGTGCGGGCGCGCCGGCGGCTGCACCGGACGCTCGGCCGGAGCTACCTCCTCGCCGGTGTCCTGCCGTCGGCGGTGGCCGCGATCCCGGTCGCGGTGTGGTCCGGCCGGCTCCTCACGCAGATCGGCCTCATCACCGCGGCCGTCCTGTGGCTGGTCACCGGTGCCCTCGCGTACCGGGCGGCCCGTCGACGTGACTTCGCTGCGCACCGGGCGTGGATGATGCGCAACTACGCGCTGACGTTCCTCGCGGTCACATCGCGTGTCCTGGTGCCGGTGTTCCTTCTGGCCCAGGCCCCCTTCGGGGGCGTCGACCCGGCAAGCGTGCCCTCGCTGATCCCGCTGGGGCAGACACTGGGCTGGATCGTCGACCTGATCGTGGCGGAAGTGCTCATCAGACGAAACCGGCGGCCCGTTTCGCGTTCCGTGGCGTAG
- a CDS encoding homoserine O-acetyltransferase, with translation MTAGPVTGAWRIGDPPGRRKFVTGPGALALEAGGVLPSFSLAYETWGTLNSDASNAILVEHALTGDSHAAGPAGPGHPSAGWWDGLIGPGKAVDTNEFFVVVPNVLGGCQGSTGPSSLSPDGRPWGSRFPVVTVRDQVAAEAVLADALGIGRWAAVVGGSMGGMRALEWAVSLPSRVASVLVLASTGRASAEQIAWAAPQLHAIRGDPSFHGGDYYSAPSGPVAGLGVARRIAHVTYRSEPELAQRFGRSPQDGEDPLRGGRFAVESYLDHHADKLARRFDANSYLVLTESMNTHDVGRGRGGVAAALGRVTARAVIGGVDSDRLYPLYQSAEIAAGIPGAPEPSIVSSPYGHDSFLIETGQIAALVKHLLG, from the coding sequence GTGACGGCTGGGCCCGTCACCGGCGCCTGGCGGATCGGGGATCCGCCGGGCCGCCGGAAGTTCGTCACCGGCCCCGGCGCGCTCGCGCTGGAGGCCGGTGGCGTGCTGCCTTCGTTCTCGCTCGCGTACGAGACGTGGGGGACGCTGAACTCCGACGCGTCCAACGCGATCCTCGTCGAGCACGCCTTGACCGGGGACAGCCACGCGGCCGGGCCCGCCGGCCCGGGGCACCCGAGCGCGGGCTGGTGGGACGGGCTGATCGGGCCGGGGAAGGCCGTCGACACGAACGAGTTCTTCGTCGTGGTCCCGAACGTGCTGGGTGGCTGCCAGGGCTCGACCGGGCCGTCGTCGCTTTCGCCTGACGGGCGGCCGTGGGGCAGCCGGTTCCCCGTGGTGACGGTCCGCGACCAGGTCGCGGCCGAAGCGGTGCTGGCGGACGCGCTGGGCATCGGCCGCTGGGCGGCCGTCGTCGGCGGGTCGATGGGCGGGATGCGCGCGCTGGAGTGGGCGGTGTCGCTGCCGTCGCGGGTGGCTTCGGTGCTGGTGCTGGCGTCGACCGGCCGGGCGTCGGCCGAGCAGATCGCCTGGGCGGCACCGCAGCTGCACGCGATCCGCGGCGACCCGTCCTTCCACGGCGGCGACTACTACTCGGCGCCTTCGGGACCCGTCGCCGGACTCGGCGTCGCCCGGCGGATCGCCCACGTCACCTACCGCAGCGAACCGGAGCTGGCCCAGCGGTTCGGCCGTTCTCCGCAGGACGGCGAAGACCCCCTGCGCGGCGGCCGGTTCGCCGTCGAGTCCTATTTGGACCACCACGCGGACAAGCTGGCGCGCCGCTTCGACGCGAACAGCTACCTGGTGCTGACCGAGTCGATGAACACCCACGACGTCGGCCGCGGCCGCGGCGGCGTGGCGGCGGCGCTGGGCCGGGTGACGGCGCGGGCGGTGATCGGCGGCGTCGACAGCGACCGGCTCTACCCGCTGTACCAGTCGGCGGAGATCGCGGCCGGGATCCCCGGGGCACCGGAGCCGTCGATCGTGTCCTCGCCGTACGGGCACGATTCCTTCCTCATCGAAACCGGCCAGATCGCGGCCCTGGTCAAGCACCTGCTCGGCTAG
- a CDS encoding bifunctional o-acetylhomoserine/o-acetylserine sulfhydrylase, giving the protein MTETSAWSFETKQIHAGAAPDPATGARATPIYQTTSYVFRDSQHGADLFSLAEPGNIYTRIMNPTQDVLEQRLAALEGGVAALAFASGSAATTAAILNLAGAGDHFVSSPSLYGGTYNLFHYTLPKLGVEVTFIDDQDDLEQWRAAVRPNTKLFFAETLANPGSNVLDIRGVADVAHEAGVPLVVDNTVPTPYLLRPIEHGADVVVHSATKYLGGHGTTVAGVLVDGGTFDFGKDPAKFPGFNEPDPSYHGLKYWEALGPGAYAAKARVQILRDTGAAIAPLNSFLILQGIETLSLRLERHVSNAQALAEWLEQRDEVERVYYAGLPSSPHHANAQKYLPRGAGAVLSFELRGGDSAVAAGRKFVDGTELHSQLVNIGDVRSLIVHPASTTHSQLNPEEQLSSGVTPGLVRLAVGLEGIEDLKADLEAGFRAAKAEL; this is encoded by the coding sequence ATGACCGAGACTTCGGCGTGGTCCTTCGAGACCAAGCAGATCCACGCGGGCGCCGCGCCGGACCCGGCCACCGGGGCACGGGCGACGCCGATCTACCAGACGACGTCGTACGTCTTCCGGGACAGCCAGCACGGCGCCGACCTGTTCAGCCTCGCCGAGCCCGGCAACATCTACACGCGGATCATGAACCCGACCCAGGACGTGCTGGAGCAGCGGCTCGCCGCGCTCGAAGGCGGCGTCGCGGCGCTGGCGTTCGCGTCCGGCTCGGCCGCGACCACGGCGGCGATCCTGAACCTCGCGGGGGCGGGCGACCACTTCGTCTCGAGCCCGTCGCTCTACGGCGGCACCTACAACCTCTTCCACTACACGCTGCCGAAGCTCGGGGTCGAGGTCACGTTCATCGACGACCAGGACGACCTCGAGCAGTGGCGCGCCGCCGTCCGGCCGAACACCAAGCTGTTCTTCGCCGAGACGCTGGCCAACCCGGGCAGCAACGTCCTCGACATCCGGGGCGTCGCCGACGTCGCGCACGAGGCGGGTGTCCCGCTCGTCGTCGACAACACCGTGCCGACGCCGTACCTGCTGCGCCCGATCGAGCACGGCGCCGACGTCGTCGTGCACTCCGCGACGAAGTACCTCGGCGGCCACGGCACGACGGTGGCCGGCGTGCTGGTCGACGGCGGCACGTTCGACTTCGGGAAGGACCCGGCGAAGTTCCCCGGCTTCAACGAGCCGGACCCGAGCTACCACGGCCTGAAGTACTGGGAGGCGCTCGGCCCGGGCGCGTACGCGGCGAAGGCGCGCGTACAGATCCTTCGCGACACCGGCGCGGCGATCGCGCCGCTGAACAGCTTCCTGATCCTGCAGGGCATCGAAACCCTGTCGCTGCGCCTCGAGCGGCACGTCTCGAACGCCCAGGCACTGGCCGAGTGGCTGGAGCAGCGCGACGAGGTCGAGAGGGTCTACTACGCCGGCCTGCCGTCGAGCCCGCACCACGCCAACGCGCAGAAGTACCTCCCGCGCGGCGCGGGCGCGGTCCTGTCTTTCGAATTGCGCGGCGGCGACAGTGCTGTTGCGGCAGGCCGGAAGTTCGTCGACGGCACCGAGCTGCACAGCCAGCTGGTGAACATCGGTGACGTCCGGAGCCTGATCGTGCACCCGGCGTCGACCACGCACAGCCAGCTCAACCCGGAGGAACAGCTCTCCAGCGGCGTCACGCCCGGCCTGGTCCGGCTCGCCGTCGGGCTGGAGGGCATCGAGGACCTCAAGGCCGACCTCGAGGCCGGATTCCGGGCGGCCAAGGCGGAACTGTGA
- the rdmE gene encoding aklavinone 12-hydroxylase RdmE — protein MTERVQVLVVGAGLGGLSASLFLAQAGVDVLAVERHAGTSIHSRAAGQSWRTMELFHWAGIDREVLAASPRASQGFRITVATSLAGRVLHRLVQDGSEFDVSASTTLPAGMAGQDRVEPILLAHAEKAGARVRFRTELTDLEPDDDGVTATLRDRESGEETVVRADYVVAADGGRSGIRQRLGIGTTGMDALSHCLGVVFDADLGDRVQSRGSDLFYLQHPDFTAGFVTTDVPNRYVFAPDYFPDRGESPADFTHDKLVAMIRAATDLPDLDPEIVWTGSWEIAARLADRFRAGRVFLIGDAAKVTPPTGGMGGNTAVGDAADLAWKLAAVLRGEAGPALLDTYEAERKPIARMVIDTSLHNMKQRMHPDLDVSGLTKAEDQLAILLGFRYRSTAVLSEEPDDGERVEDVRAPTGRPGFRAPGLASTVDLLGHSWVLLCAGDGTRWRPAAADIAAELGVRLDCHTIDDDVFAARYGLSAGGASLVRPDGIVAWRSPGPAEDAAGELWRVLTAVLSR, from the coding sequence ATGACCGAGCGGGTACAGGTACTGGTCGTCGGGGCGGGATTGGGCGGGCTGTCGGCCTCGCTGTTCCTCGCGCAGGCCGGAGTGGACGTGCTGGCCGTGGAGCGGCACGCGGGAACGTCGATCCATTCGCGGGCCGCCGGGCAGAGCTGGCGCACGATGGAGTTGTTCCACTGGGCGGGAATCGACCGCGAAGTACTGGCGGCGAGTCCGCGGGCATCACAGGGGTTTCGGATCACCGTCGCGACCAGCCTGGCCGGCCGGGTGCTGCACCGGCTCGTCCAGGACGGCAGCGAGTTCGACGTCTCGGCGTCGACGACGCTGCCCGCCGGTATGGCCGGCCAGGACCGCGTGGAGCCGATCCTGCTGGCGCACGCGGAAAAGGCGGGCGCACGGGTGCGGTTCCGGACCGAGCTGACCGACCTGGAGCCGGACGACGACGGCGTCACCGCGACGCTGCGCGACCGCGAGTCCGGCGAGGAAACCGTGGTGCGCGCGGACTACGTCGTCGCCGCCGACGGCGGGCGCAGCGGCATCCGGCAGCGGCTCGGCATCGGGACCACCGGAATGGACGCGCTGAGCCACTGCCTCGGCGTGGTGTTCGACGCCGACCTCGGCGACCGCGTCCAGAGCCGTGGGTCCGACCTGTTCTACCTGCAGCACCCAGACTTCACGGCCGGGTTCGTCACCACCGATGTACCGAACCGGTACGTCTTCGCCCCGGACTACTTCCCGGACCGCGGCGAAAGCCCGGCGGACTTCACCCACGACAAGCTCGTCGCGATGATCCGCGCCGCCACCGACCTGCCGGACCTGGACCCGGAGATCGTCTGGACGGGCTCGTGGGAGATCGCCGCGCGGCTCGCCGACCGGTTCCGCGCCGGACGCGTCTTCTTGATCGGCGACGCGGCGAAGGTGACGCCGCCGACCGGCGGGATGGGCGGCAACACGGCGGTCGGCGACGCCGCGGACCTCGCGTGGAAGCTCGCCGCGGTGCTGCGCGGCGAAGCGGGTCCCGCACTGCTGGACACCTACGAGGCCGAGCGGAAGCCGATCGCGCGGATGGTCATCGACACCTCGCTGCACAACATGAAGCAGCGCATGCACCCCGATCTCGACGTCTCCGGGCTGACGAAGGCCGAAGACCAGCTGGCGATCCTCCTCGGGTTCCGCTACCGCTCGACGGCGGTGCTCTCGGAGGAGCCGGACGACGGCGAGCGCGTCGAGGACGTGCGGGCCCCGACCGGGCGGCCCGGCTTCCGGGCGCCGGGTCTGGCGTCCACTGTGGACCTGCTCGGGCACTCGTGGGTGCTGCTGTGCGCGGGCGACGGCACGCGGTGGCGGCCGGCCGCCGCGGACATCGCTGCGGAGCTGGGCGTCCGCCTCGACTGCCACACGATCGACGACGACGTCTTCGCCGCGCGTTATGGCCTTTCGGCGGGCGGCGCGTCGCTGGTGCGTCCCGACGGCATCGTCGCGTGGCGATCCCCGGGGCCGGCCGAAGACGCCGCCGGTGAGCTGTGGCGGGTCCTGACGGCGGTCCTGTCCCGCTAG
- a CDS encoding PucR family transcriptional regulator: MVSVRSVVDRVGPTLLHALQVPDDSPAVADVVIAEPGGALTLSAGDLVLGVATTGPEDAAELVKQSAGQGAAAVLLKPPLAAKPAVKRAAKASGIALIQVHAATSWAQLVWLLRTVLDALADESEDLDPGSGDLFRLADAVASVVDAPVTIEDTNSRVLAYSARQDLTDPARVATIMGRRIPDDVLARFRSRGVFRELSRGRQTIFVPAQRDGTLPRLIVPIRMGGELLGSMWAVVAGPVSDERAAAFADAAPVVALHLLRRRAHTDAQRRASAELLRAVLEGRANPRKAMAELDLSDEPHRVVVIEVTGGDGRDAEGLRLALLERISQGIGSRPVATELGGLLYAVVPDRPGPGGWAELRQALDAQPASRRGGAPRAAAGSPGGIGDLSASRAQADEALGLLRAEILAERVIAFDEAWTALTLHRGATAASAAQVADLGPLRTLRAHDESGKAGYVETLYEWLRHPGDPRAAARELRIHPNTLRYRMRKLLELVPLDLDDPDVRLALLTQLVAVRWS, translated from the coding sequence GTGGTTTCGGTGCGCAGCGTGGTCGACCGGGTGGGGCCGACGCTGCTCCACGCGCTCCAGGTGCCCGACGACTCGCCCGCGGTCGCCGACGTCGTCATCGCCGAACCCGGCGGGGCCCTCACCCTGTCCGCCGGCGACCTCGTGCTCGGCGTCGCCACGACCGGGCCCGAAGACGCCGCCGAGCTGGTGAAGCAGAGCGCCGGGCAGGGCGCCGCCGCCGTCCTGCTCAAGCCGCCGCTGGCCGCGAAACCGGCGGTGAAGCGGGCCGCGAAGGCCAGCGGGATCGCGCTGATCCAGGTGCACGCCGCGACGTCGTGGGCGCAGCTCGTCTGGCTGCTGCGGACCGTCCTGGACGCCCTCGCCGACGAGTCGGAGGACCTCGACCCCGGGTCCGGCGACCTGTTCCGGCTGGCCGACGCCGTCGCGAGCGTCGTCGACGCGCCGGTGACCATCGAGGACACCAACTCGCGCGTGCTCGCCTACTCCGCGCGCCAGGACCTGACCGACCCCGCCCGCGTCGCCACGATCATGGGCCGGCGCATCCCGGACGACGTCCTCGCGCGGTTCCGGTCGCGCGGGGTGTTCCGCGAGCTGTCCCGTGGCCGGCAGACGATCTTCGTCCCGGCCCAGCGCGACGGCACGCTGCCGCGGCTGATCGTGCCGATCCGGATGGGCGGCGAGCTGCTCGGGTCCATGTGGGCGGTGGTCGCCGGGCCGGTGTCGGACGAGCGCGCGGCCGCGTTCGCCGACGCGGCCCCGGTCGTCGCGCTGCACCTGCTGCGGCGGCGCGCGCACACCGACGCGCAGCGCCGCGCGTCGGCCGAGCTGCTGCGCGCGGTGCTCGAAGGCCGGGCGAACCCGCGCAAGGCGATGGCGGAGCTGGACCTGTCCGACGAGCCGCACCGCGTGGTCGTCATCGAGGTCACCGGCGGCGACGGGCGCGACGCCGAAGGCCTGCGGCTCGCCCTGCTCGAACGGATCTCCCAGGGCATCGGCAGCCGCCCGGTGGCGACCGAGCTCGGCGGGCTGCTCTACGCCGTGGTGCCGGACCGGCCGGGTCCGGGCGGCTGGGCCGAGCTGAGGCAGGCCCTGGACGCGCAACCGGCGTCCCGGCGCGGCGGGGCACCGCGGGCGGCGGCGGGCTCCCCCGGCGGGATCGGCGACCTCTCGGCGTCACGCGCCCAGGCCGACGAAGCCCTCGGCCTGCTGCGCGCCGAAATCCTCGCCGAGCGCGTGATCGCCTTCGACGAGGCCTGGACGGCGCTGACGCTGCACCGCGGCGCGACGGCGGCCTCGGCGGCGCAAGTCGCCGATCTCGGCCCGCTGCGCACCCTGCGCGCGCACGACGAATCGGGCAAGGCCGGGTACGTCGAGACGCTCTACGAGTGGCTGCGGCACCCCGGCGACCCGCGGGCGGCGGCGCGGGAGCTGCGGATCCACCCGAACACCCTGCGGTACCGGATGCGGAAGCTCCTCGAGCTGGTGCCACTGGACCTCGACGACCCCGACGTCCGGCTGGCCCTGCTGACCCAGCTCGTCGCCGTGCGCTGGAGCTGA
- a CDS encoding zinc metalloprotease, whose product MSSSERFGKAIKLGAVSALSLVALVVPAAGAGSAVAAPSGDCFTPTHAADRSKDGHADSVSPAEAARIEADMQSKLAGKRTAFSAQAAAVSIPVYFHVITSGSTGNLPASTITKQISVLNSAYASSGFSFSLVSTDYTNNSTWYNGITDGTSAERNMKNALRKGGKNALNVYTASLGDDLLGWATFPSNYSSQPKMDGVVLLDESLPGRSATNFNEGDTATHEVGHWMGLYHTFQGGCSGSGDYVSDTPAEATATSGCPTNKDTCTSTGKDPVHNFMDYSYDSCMYEFTAGQTSRMKSAWSAYRA is encoded by the coding sequence ATGAGCAGTTCGGAGCGGTTCGGTAAGGCCATCAAGCTGGGTGCGGTGTCCGCGCTCTCCCTGGTCGCCCTGGTCGTCCCGGCCGCAGGAGCCGGGAGCGCCGTCGCGGCGCCGAGCGGCGACTGCTTCACCCCCACCCACGCCGCGGACCGCAGCAAGGACGGCCACGCCGACTCGGTGTCCCCGGCGGAGGCGGCCCGCATCGAAGCGGACATGCAGAGCAAGCTCGCCGGCAAGCGCACGGCGTTCTCCGCCCAGGCGGCCGCGGTCTCGATCCCGGTGTACTTCCACGTGATCACCAGCGGTTCGACCGGCAACCTGCCCGCGTCGACGATCACCAAGCAGATCTCGGTCCTGAACAGCGCCTACGCGTCGAGCGGCTTCAGCTTCTCGCTCGTGAGCACCGACTACACGAACAACTCCACCTGGTACAACGGCATCACCGACGGCACCTCGGCCGAGCGCAACATGAAGAACGCCCTGCGCAAGGGCGGCAAGAACGCGCTGAACGTCTACACCGCCAGCCTCGGCGACGACCTGCTCGGCTGGGCGACGTTCCCGTCGAACTACAGCTCCCAGCCGAAGATGGACGGCGTGGTGCTGCTGGACGAGTCCCTCCCGGGCCGCTCGGCGACGAACTTCAACGAAGGCGACACGGCAACCCACGAGGTCGGCCACTGGATGGGCCTCTACCACACGTTCCAGGGCGGCTGCTCGGGTTCGGGCGACTACGTGTCGGACACCCCGGCCGAAGCAACGGCGACGTCCGGCTGCCCGACGAACAAGGACACCTGCACCTCGACCGGCAAGGACCCGGTCCACAACTTCATGGACTACAGCTACGACAGCTGCATGTACGAGTTCACCGCGGGCCAGACCTCGCGGATGAAGAGCGCGTGGTCGGCGTACCGCGCCTGA
- a CDS encoding pyridoxamine 5'-phosphate oxidase family protein, translating into MIDDFLARPLTARVATDGPTVRPTWYLWEDGAFWILSGPWSRLPALLRERPRIALTVDVCELGTGVVLQVLASGDAELRPFDVARGRRKLVRYLGVDEERWDPRFREYLRGDVGAVWVHLRPSRLVAKDLSYQVP; encoded by the coding sequence GTGATCGACGACTTCCTCGCCAGGCCGTTGACGGCGCGGGTGGCCACGGACGGCCCGACGGTCCGGCCCACCTGGTACCTGTGGGAGGACGGCGCGTTCTGGATCCTCAGCGGCCCGTGGTCCCGCTTGCCGGCGCTCCTCCGCGAGCGGCCGCGGATCGCGCTGACGGTGGATGTCTGTGAGCTCGGCACCGGGGTGGTCCTGCAGGTTTTGGCGAGCGGTGATGCGGAGCTGCGGCCGTTCGACGTCGCGCGTGGGCGGCGGAAGCTGGTGCGGTATCTGGGGGTGGACGAGGAGCGGTGGGATCCGCGGTTCCGCGAGTACCTGCGCGGGGACGTGGGCGCGGTCTGGGTTCACCTGCGGCCTTCGCGGCTGGTGGCGAAGGACCTCAGCTACCAAGTGCCGTGA